From Saccharomyces paradoxus chromosome IX, complete sequence, one genomic window encodes:
- a CDS encoding putative metalloendopeptidase (metalloendopeptidase~similar to YIL108W), which translates to MVGSKDIDLFNLRENEQIVSPCLIVHGKCNKPNGAKTVQVQHPQLPPITYPIHNQFFKATVILTPGENKLTFVTDTNTARTIVCYYTPLTQNPPVHLCLILAKDSPQQFDSPQEQKDREGGNGLELAIKKLRLGARLMQAYTNEQMLRNSMGNRTFPFVEEFTWDTLFEKPAMRNTIKIHVIRSEKTVKEIQDPDIAQQNSKGKNTGALFGIAMDALKSYGGPFTNNEKPVQAACMFLDTHWDGKLIRGHAALGGGDDSIKLAIFGSHGLYSWPSCLEQLVPYFTDETRSSTSEVANDCNECGTYWECLTITLGAFMHEIGHLLGCPHQESGVMLRGYTTLNRSFLTKEAYSVRTNSTGASPPIFPKEECTWNRLDTVRFLYHPSFTLPQDYYDPSFMRPTKLGGYPNIKHSVYPLGNGGCRISSPTGIYLIEIICDDLAKGHIEYLPVSLGGQGPQREVMVTLDDLRSRLPKNEIAKFGDTFKLKILSVNAPETEFDNFPSLLDVQPLDMSKYGFSKNVQGIKSPLYGRSDGGNDVGIVAFDVRLVTAVRIYHGYALDGVRFYYKEEQTPIKHAPAAKPSVPPRNYFSKITRSIKSHASINEGNLKSVLFGHETQNFTDATLEPGEIIIGFNLRCGAWVDAIQIITSHGRMTDMFGNKNGGGFAELQPPNGQYILGVTGKVGQWVDAFGIIYGAL; encoded by the coding sequence atGGTAGGCTCGAAGGATATTGATTTGTTTAATCTGAGAGAGAACGAGCAAATCGTTTCTCCTTGTCTTATCGTCCACGGGAAATGCAATAAGCCAAATGGTGCGAAAACCGTTCAGGTGCAGCATCCCCAATTACCTCCGATTACTTACCCCATACATAACCAGTTCTTCAAGGCCACCGTGATACTGACTCCTGGTGAGAACAAGTTGACGTTTGTGACGGATACCAACACCGCTAGGACAATTGTATGTTACTACACGCCGCTGACGCAGAACCCTCCAGTGCATCTGTGTTTGATCTTGGCCAAGGACTCGCCCCAACAGTTTGACTCTCCTCAAGAACAGAAAGACAGAGAGGGTGGGAATGGCCTTGAGCTGGCCATTAAGAAGCTCAGACTTGGGGCCAGACTCATGCAGGCGTACACGAACGAACAAATGCTGAGAAACAGTATGGGCAATAGGACATTTCCCTTTGTCGAAGAGTTTACATGGGACACCCTGTTCGAGAAGCCCGCTATGAGGAATACTATCAAAATACACGTTATTCGTTCTGAAAAGACGGTGAAGGAGATCCAAGACCCTGACATAGCTCAACAGAATTCCAAAGGGAAAAACACCGGCGCCCTTTTTGGGATAGCCATGGACGCCCTTAAAAGCTACGGCGGACCCTTTaccaataatgaaaagCCTGTTCAGGCAGCTTGTATGTTTCTAGATACACATTGGGATGGTAAATTGATTAGAGGCCATGCCGCATTGGGTGGAGGTGACGACAGCATTAAACTTGCTATCTTCGGATCGCACGGGCTATATTCATGGCCTAGTTGCCTCGAGCAATTGGTGCCTTATTTCACTGATGAGACAAGGTCCTCCACGAGCGAGGTGGCTAACGACTGTAACGAGTGTGGCACCTACTGGGAGTGTTTGACCATCACGTTGGGTGCATTTATGCATGAAATTGGCCACTTGCTGGGCTGTCCTCACCAGGAGAGCGGTGTCATGCTAAGAGGCTATACTACTTTGAATAGGTCTTTCTTGACTAAAGAGGCGTATTCCGTGAGAACTAATTCTACTGGTGCTAGCCCTCCTATCTTCCCTAAGGAGGAGTGTACCTGGAATCGTCTCGATACGGTGAGGTTCTTGTACCATCCTTCTTTCACTTTACCACAGGATTATTACGATCCATCATTCATGAGACCTACGAAGTTGGGCGGATACCCAAATATAAAACATTCTGTATATCCCTTGGGTAACGGCGGCTGCCGTATCTCATCACCCACAGGAATCTATTTGATTGAAATCATTTGTGATGATTTGGCCAAGGGTCATATTGAATATTTACCGGTTTCCCTAGGTGGACAGGGGCCTCAGCGGGAAGTTATGGTAACATTGGATGATTTACGTTCCAGGTTACCCAAGAATGAAATTGCCAAATTCGGTGATACcttcaaattgaaaattctttCCGTCAATGCACCAGAAACTGAGTTCGACAATTTCCCATCTTTGCTGGATGTTCAGCCGTTAGACATGTCCAAATATGGGTTTTCTAAAAATGTTCAAGGTATTAAATCACCACTCTATGGTCGCAGTGATGGTGGCAATGATGTTGGCATCGTCGCTTTTGATGTTAGATTAGTCACTGCTGTGAGAATATACCATGGTTATGCATTAGATGGTGTGAGGTTTTATTACAAGGAAGAACAAACACCAATAAAGCATGCTCCTGCAGCCAAACCCTCTGTACCACCGAGAAattatttctcaaaaattACACGTAGTATCAAAAGTCATGCTTCGATAAACGAAGGAAATTTAAAGAGCGTACTCTTTGGACACGAAACACAAAATTTTACGGATGCTACATTAGAACCGGGTGAAATAATAATTGGGTTTAACCTGAGGTGCGGAGCTTGGGTTGATGCTATCCAAATTATAACGAGCCATGGGAGAATGACCGATATGTTTGGTAACAAAAATGGGGGTGGCTTCGCTGAATTGCAACCACCTAATGGCCAATATATCTTGGGTGTGACAGGCAAAGTCGGTCAATGGGTCGATGCCTTTGGAATTATCTACGGAGCTTTGTAG
- the PFK26 gene encoding 6-phosphofructo-2-kinase (6-phosphofructo-2-kinase~similar to YIL107C), translated as MFKPVDFSETSPVPPDTDLAPTQSPHHVAPSQDSSYDLLSRGSDDKIDAEKGPHDELSKHLPLFQKRPLSDTPISSNWNSPRITEENTPSDSPENSATNLKSLHRLHINDETKLKDANIPMDDVTDYIPPSDGANEVTRIDLKDIKSPTRHHKRRPTTIDVPGLTKSKTSPDGLISKEDSGSKLVIVMVGLPATGKSFITNKLSRFLNYSLYYCKVFNVGNTRRRFAKEHGLKDQDSKFFDPKNSDSTRLRDKWAMDTLDELLDYLLEGSGSVGIFDATNTSRERRKNVLARIRKRSPHLKVLFLESVCSDHALVQKNIRLKLFGPDYKGKDPESSLRDFKSRLANYLKAYEPIEDDENLQYIKMIDVGKKVIAYNIQGFLASQTVYYLLNFNLADRQIWITRSGESEDNVSGRIGGNSHLTPRGLRFAKSLPKFIARQREIFYQNLMLQKKNNENPDSNLYNDFFVWTSMRARTIETAQYFNEDDYPIKQMKMLDELSAGDYDGMTYPEIKNNYPEEFEKRQKDKLRYRYPGIGGESYMDVINRLRPVITELERIEDNVLIITHRVVARALLGYFMNLSMDIIANLDVPLHCVYCLEPKPYGITWSLWEYDEMSDSFSKVPQTDLNTTRVKEVGLVYNERRYSVIPTAPPSARSSFASDFLSRKKSNPTSASSSQSELSEQPKNSVSAQTGSNNTTLIGSKINIKNDNSDSRIPLSAPLMTTNASNNILDGGGTSISIHRPRVVPNQNNVNPLLANNNNVASNAPNVKKSTATARQMFEIDKVDEKLSMLKNKSFSLHGKNYSTDADDNDNEDIRAKTMTRSQSHV; from the coding sequence ATGTTCAAACCAGTAGACTTCTCTGAAACATCTCCTGTGCCGCCTGATACTGATCTTGCTCCTACACAATCGCCACACCATGTGGCACCTAGTCAGGACTCCAGTTATGATCTTCTATCCCGGGGTTCCGATGATAAAATTGACGCTGAAAAGGGTCCACACGATGAGCTATCTAAGCACTTAccactttttcaaaaaagacCTTTGAGCGATACTCCCATATCTAGCAATTGGAACTCTCCTCGAATcactgaagaaaatacccCTTCAGACTCTCCTGAAAATAGCGCTACTAATTTGAAATCGCTACATCGATTGCATATAAATGACGAAACCAAACTGAAGGATGCTAACATTCCCATGGACGATGTTACTGACTACATTCCTCCTTCGGATGGAGCAAATGAGGTGACTCGCATTGATTTGAAAGACATAAAATCACCCACGAGACACCATAAAAGAAGACCTACCACTATCGATGTTCCTGGTTTAACGAAATCTAAGACCTCTCCAGATGGTCTTATATCGAAGGAGGATAGCGGATCCAAGTTAGTTATTGTCATGGTCGGACTCCCCGCTACGGGAAAGTCATTTATTACAAATAAATTATCCAGGTTTTTAAATTATTCTTTATACTATTGTAAAGTGTTTAATGTTGGTAACactagaagaagatttgcTAAGGAACATGGTTTAAAGGATCAGGattcaaagttttttgACCCAAAAAATTCCGATTCAACCAGACTAAGAGACAAATGGGCAATGGATACTCTGGATGAACTGTTAGATTATTTATTGGAGGGTTCAGGATCCGTGGGGATTTTTGATGCTACAAATACCTCTCGtgagagaagaaaaaacgTTTTGGCTagaattagaaaaagaagccctcatttgaaagttttatttttagaatCTGTCTGTTCAGATCATGCACTGGTGCAGAAAAATATTAGACTTAAATTATTTGGCCCAGATTACAAAGGTAAAGATCCCGAAAGCTCTCTAAGAGATTTTAAAAGTCGTCTGGCAAACTACTTGAAAGCTTATGAACCtattgaagatgacgaaaaTTTGCAATACATCAAAATGATAGATGTAGGAAAGAAAGTCATCGCATATAATATTCAGGGGTTTTTAGCTTCGCAAACGGTATATTACTTGTTAAACTTCAACTTGGCTGACAGACAAATTTGGATAACGAGAAGTGGCGAAAGTGAGGATAATGTTAGTGGGCGTATTGGCGGGAATTCTCATCTAACCCCTCGTGGTTTAAGATTTGCCAAAAGTCTACCCAAATTTATTGCCAGACAGAGAGAAAtcttttatcaaaatcTCATGctgcaaaaaaagaacaatgaaAATCCAGATAGCAATCTTTATAATGACTTTTTCGTTTGGACCAGTATGCGTGCTAGGACGATAGAGACTGCCCAATATTTCAACGAAGATGATTATCCTATCaaacaaatgaaaatgttgGACGAGTTAAGTGCAGGTGATTATGATGGTATGACTTATCCAGAAATTAAAAACAATTATCCCGAAGAATTcgaaaaaagacaaaaagatAAGTTGAGATATAGATATCCTGGTATTGGCGGTGAATCATATATGGACGTTATCAATAGACTCAGACCTGTGATCACCGAATTAGAGAGAATCGAGGATAACGTTCTTATAATTACACATCGTGTGGTGGCAAGAGCTTTATTAGGTTATTTTATGAACTTGAGTATGGATATTATTGCTAATTTAGATGTCCCATTACATTGTGTTTATTGTCTAGAACCAAAGCCTTATGGAATTACTTGGTCATTATGGGAATATGATGAAATGTCGGATTCATTTTCTAAGGTCCCACAAACGGACTTGAATACCACAAGGGTGAAGGAAGTTGGCCTTGTTTataatgaaagaagatattcTGTTATACCAACAGCTCCACCAAGTGCAAGAAGTAGCTTTGCAAGTGACTTCCtgtcaagaaaaaaatctaacCCTACTTCAGCCTCTTCATCCCAGAGTGAATTATCAGAACAACCCAAAAACAGTGTTAGTGCTCAAACAGGCAGCAATAATACCACCCTTATTGGAAGCAAGATTAACATCAAGAATGACAATAGCGATTCTAGAATACCATTGTCTGCACCACTTATGACCACTAATGCTTCTAATAACATCTTAGATGGTGGTGGAACCTCAATTTCGATACATCGTCCTAGGGTTGTTCCAAATCAAAACAATGTGAACCCTCTATTGGctaacaacaataatgtCGCTTCTAACGCGCCTAATGTAAAGAAATCAACAGCTACAGCAAGGCAAATGTTTGAAATAGACAAAGTGGACGAAAAGTTATcaatgttgaaaaataaaagtttttcattACACGGAAAGAATTATTCTACTGACGCtgatgataatgacaaCGAAGATATCAGAGCAAAAACGATGACTCGCAGCCAAAGCCACGTTTAG